The window GTAGGAATCGTCTTAAAAGAAAAAGTAAAGCCCCTGCATTGGGACTTTCTCCGCTAAAAAGGGGAGTGTGTACAAGAGTTTTTACTATGACTCCGAAGAAACCCAATTCAGCATTGAGGAAGGTTGCCAAAGTTCGTTTAATTACGGGCAAAGAAATTTCTGCTTATATACCAGGGGAAGGACATAATTTGCAGGAGCATTCCATTGTGATTATTAGAGGCGGCAGAGTTAAAGATTTGCCGGGCGTAAGATATCACATAGTGCGAGGAGTATTGGACGCAGGTGGCACAGAAAATAGAAAACAATCGCGTTCAAAATATGGAACTAAAAAAGGATAAATATTAAAAAATTCGAAATTCAAAACTGTTTGGGATTTTGGGAATTTGGATTTAGAAGTTGTTTTGAGTTTCGATATTAGGATTTCGGATTTATCCGAGCAGAGCGAGGAATAAATATGGGTAGAAAAAAAGGGGCAAAGAAAAGAATAGCACAGGTAGATACCAAATACCGCAATACTTTGATTGCAAAATTTATCAATAAAATAATGTTTGATGGTAAAAAGAGTAAAGCGGAAGATATAGTTTATGGAGCTTTTAGCATAATTGAGCAGAAAGTAAAAGAAGAACCTCCTTTGGAAGTTTTTAAAAAAGCTTTAAAGAATGTCCAGCCTAAAGTAGAACTTAAGGCGCGAAGAATTGGAGGCGCTACTTATCAGGTCCCGATAGAAGTTAGACCAGATAGAAGCATTGCTTTAGGAATGAGATGGATTATTAATTATGCAAGAGGCAGGAAAGGTAAAGCTATGGAGGCAAAATTAGCAGAGGAAATAATGCAAGCTCATAAAAAAGAAGGATCTAGCGTGAAGAAAAGAGAAGATATGCATAAAATGGCAGAAGCTAACAGAG is drawn from bacterium and contains these coding sequences:
- the rpsL gene encoding 30S ribosomal protein S12, which translates into the protein MPTLNQLVKKGRNRLKRKSKAPALGLSPLKRGVCTRVFTMTPKKPNSALRKVAKVRLITGKEISAYIPGEGHNLQEHSIVIIRGGRVKDLPGVRYHIVRGVLDAGGTENRKQSRSKYGTKKG
- the rpsG gene encoding 30S ribosomal protein S7, with amino-acid sequence MGRKKGAKKRIAQVDTKYRNTLIAKFINKIMFDGKKSKAEDIVYGAFSIIEQKVKEEPPLEVFKKALKNVQPKVELKARRIGGATYQVPIEVRPDRSIALGMRWIINYARGRKGKAMEAKLAEEIMQAHKKEGSSVKKREDMHKMAEANR